A section of the Scleropages formosus chromosome 12, fSclFor1.1, whole genome shotgun sequence genome encodes:
- the pou2f1b gene encoding POU domain, class 2, transcription factor 1 isoform X4, with the protein MADGGAASQDESPGPESRMSDSAEKNKDTMESGDGNAGAQTNGLDFQRQTVQTSAITNAQAQALLQQLTLTPAQQQLLIQQAQAQLLAAAVQHSANQQNTTTGATISASAATPITQIPLSQPIQITPQFQQLQHQNLNLQQFVLVQPGHPIATQLQPAQFIISQTTQGQQSLLQAQNLLTQLPQSQANLLQTQPSITLTTQPATPTRTIAATPIQPHSQTTPKRMDTPSLEEPSDLEELEQFAKTFKQRRIKLGFTQGDVGLAMGKLYGNDFSQTTISRFEALNLSFKNMCKLKPLLEKWLNDAVCAENLTSDQALSSPSALGSPGMGIEGLNRRRKKRTSIETNIRVALEKSFLEQNQKPTSEEITMIADQLNMEKEVIRVWFCNRRQKEKRINPPSSGSASSTPIKAIFSPPAPMVPSTASLVTSNTPTTLTVNPVLPLTSTAVTSLGFTGTTIGAATTNTASVISTAPMVTSAVTSPSLSPSPTAPPTTGSEASGTQESAVVTQAPSSLASSMGAGQVMVTASGLSAALQSAAQLPTSASLAAMAAAAGLSPGLMASSQFAPGGALLSLAPGALGSALSPALMSNSTLATIQALASSGTLPITSLDASGNLLFANTSAGSTPNLVTAPLFLNPQNLSLLTSNPVSLVSAAGAGGTSGGALNLQVATTHSDAHHSGVTVTTTPATTITTASKAQ; encoded by the exons CTGACTCTGACTCctgcacagcagcagctgttgATCCAGCAGGCCCAAGCTCAGCTCCTGGCTGCAGCTGTGCAGCACTCAGCCAACCAGCAGAACACCACCACAGGAGCAACAATCTCCGCCTCCGCAGCCACACCCATCACACAGATCCCCCTCTCTCAGCCCATTCAGATCACACCT CAattccagcagctgcagcatcAGAACTTAAATCTTCAGCAGTTTGTATTGGTGCAGCCAGGTCACCCTATTGCCACGCAGCTGCAGCCGGCGCAGTTCATCATCTCGCAGACAACACAGGGGCAGCAGA GTCTCCTGCAAGCCCAGAATCTTCTAACTCAACTACCTCAAAGCCAAGCAAACCTCCTGCAGACTCAGCCAAGCATCACCCTCACTACACAG CCAGCAACACCAACGCGTACGATAGCAGCAACACCCATTCAGCCACACAGCCAGACGACACCAAAGCGAATGGACACGCCCAGTCTGGAGGAGCCGAGTGACTTGGAGGAACTCGAGCAGTTTGCCAAGACATTCAAGCAGAGGAGAATCAAACTGGGCTTCACTCAG GGCGATGTAGGCCTTGCCATGGGCAAACTGTATGGAAATGATTTCAGCCAAACCACCATCTCTCGCTTTGAAGCCTTGAACCTAAGCTTTAAAAACATGTGCAAGCTGAAACCACTGTTGGAGAAGTGGCTTAATGATGCAG TGTGTGCAGAGAACCTGACTTCGGACCAGGCCTTGTCCAGCCCCAGTGCCCTTGGCTCACCTGGCATGGGTATAGAGGGCCTGAACCGCCGCCGCAAGAAGAGGACCAGCATCGAGACCAACATTAGAGTGGCCTTAGAAAAGAGCTTTCTCGAG cagaaccaaaaacctACCTCCGAGGAGATCACCATGATTGCTGACCAGCTGAACATGGAGAAAGAAGTGATTCGTGTGTGGTTCTGCAACCGTCGGCAAAAAGAGAAGAGGATCAATCCCCCTAGCAGTGGCAGTGCAAGCAGCACCCCCATCAAAGCAATCTTCTCCCCACCTGCCCCTATG GTGCCCAGCACAGCCAGCCTTGTCACCAGTAACACACCAACCACATTGACTGTAAACCCAGTTCTGCCTCTCACCAGCACGGCTGTCACCAGTCTTGGTTTCACAG GCACAACCATTGGTGCAGCAACCACAAACACAGCGTCTGTCATTTCTACGGCTCCCATGGTGACTTCTGCAGTGACCTCCCCTTCCCTGAGCCCTTCCCCAACAGCACCTCCGACTACGGGAAGTGAGGCAAGTGGGACCCAGGAGTCAGCTGTGGTGACACAGGCGCCTTCTTCCTTGGCCTCCTCAATGGGTGCGGGACAGGTGATGGTGACAGCGTCGGGCCTCTCAGCTGCCCTGCAGAGTGCTGCTCAGCTCCCTACCAGTGCCAGCCTGGCAGCCATGGCTGCCGCGGCTGGGCTCAGCCCTGGGCTTATGGCTTCATCGCAGTTTGCACCTGG CGGGGCCTTGCTAAGTCTGGCTCCTGGAGCTCTGGGCAGTGCTCTTAGTCCTGCTCTCATGAGCAACAGCACCCTGGCCACCATTCAAG CTCTGGCATCCAGTGGGACTCTTCCAATTACTTCTTTGGACGCGAGTGGAAACCTGCTGTTTGCCAACACTAGTGCGGGCAGCACCCCCAACTTGGTGACAGCACCACTGTTCCTCAACCCCCAGAACCTGTCCCTGCTAACCAGCAACCCTGTCAGCCTGGTATCTGCAGCTGGGGCCGGGGGAACAAGTGGTGGGGCGCTGAACCTGCAGGTTGCCACCACACACAGTGACGCACACCACAGTGGGGTTACTGTGACGACAACGCCGGCCACCACTATTACCACCGCCTCCAAGGCCCAGTGA